The Acidobacteriota bacterium genome contains a region encoding:
- a CDS encoding DUF4430 domain-containing protein — MKIHHWMILAAVSLLIGTACATTNPSASTESSDGTADLFVDWTDEFHDPGDQACDDIPISDGTTTVLDLMDEAETDCNPAITYTYSGSGDSAFLESIDGVENDQDSNGYYWVYEVNGVSPSVGFGAYVLSDGDSVAWDYVHFSSDRRQATAPRR; from the coding sequence ATGAAGATCCACCACTGGATGATCCTTGCCGCCGTTTCGCTTCTCATCGGGACCGCCTGCGCCACCACCAACCCATCCGCCTCCACGGAGAGCAGCGACGGCACCGCCGATCTGTTCGTCGACTGGACCGACGAGTTCCACGATCCGGGCGACCAGGCCTGCGACGACATTCCGATCAGCGACGGCACCACGACCGTTCTCGACCTGATGGACGAAGCCGAGACCGACTGCAATCCCGCGATCACCTACACCTACTCCGGTTCCGGCGACAGCGCCTTTCTCGAATCGATCGACGGCGTCGAGAACGACCAAGACAGCAACGGCTACTACTGGGTCTACGAGGTCAATGGCGTCTCCCCGAGTGTCGGCTTCGGCGCCTATGTCCTGTCCGACGGCGACAGCGTCGCCTGGGACTATGTCCACT